AATATAGAAGTTTGGGACTTGAGGTGTATTTTCTGTAACGTTTGGGGATAAAATGACTATGATGATTTCTTACACTCtgttgctttaacccataaagacccaaacatctaccagcgaccaaaaccatctactgatctaaactgtttaatacctgctaatctactaattatatcaatatatgcaaataattggtgtaaaatacagtttttcatcttttcgtggtcatcagatatgacccatttggacgttaagaggctccgtagtaaccgtggaaacaccatcatcttctacaacattgactcaccagtaaaacccatggagtttgataaaaaaaaaaaagaaaaaaaaacaaacagtggtcATGGacacttgttttcattttcagttaacccataaagacccaaacatccatgagcaaccaaaatcatctactgatataaactgtttaatacctgccaatccatttatcctatcagtacatgtaaataattggtgtaaaatacagtttgtcatcttttcatggtcatcagatatgaccaccattctgctgttatgatgctggacaagacaagtttaaaaaaaaaagagaaaaaaaaagataagacccatttggatgttcagaggctccatagtgaacatgcaaACACTGTCACCGttagatggatcaatgacagtggagatgcttgtttttatgttcagttaatgatatattttactgaaaaagtccctttttcctccattttctctgtttttgatataataacattcaattttaatttgagcttttatggacatcaatcataatctgtaaattaaatataggaaagtgtgtaattttcacttaagaatgcaacaTTCTAAgcataatattctaataaatggtgataaataacttaagaaaaaaaaaaaaaaagatagaggaCAACATCattttgagaactgccacaaaagtagccctgggtctttatgggttaatgatatattttattgaaaaagttactttttcttcagttttctctgtttttggtataataaccctaaaatttaatctgagcttttataaacagctatatgatcagtacattaaataatggaaaatacatgattttcacaggaaaaatgctaaatacagaggattatttcattgTAACTggagacaaatcacttaagaaatgttaattataggggggaaaaaatcatttgggaactaccacaaaagtagttctgggtctttatgggttaatttattgcAGAGAAAATTCACCTAGGGCCCCTGAAAATCATTTTTACCTCCCCACTTACCTGTGAACAGAGGCTGTGTTTGTCTGTATAAACCTCACAGTGACATTAACATCCATTTTAATAAGGGAACTGGAGCAACTAAATGTGTCGCCAACAAGTTAAGTGAAATTTGGACGATAAACTCATAAAACGCCTACCCAAAATAAGCACTAAAGTGAAGTTTTCAGGTATGTTTGCAGTAATAGAAAGGAGATTTGTTCAGTGTAGACATAAATGTGTAGCTTCATGTTTGTGCACAAGAACTTAGAGGTAAAATGAACACAAGAAGCAAAAActcagaacaaacaaaaaatgggaaaagcatTTTATTCTCCTCCGCAACGTCCTTGGCAAATTTCAAAGAAATCTTTGTGTCTCAGCTTGTGTCTGTGCAGGAATATTAGATAAGcattttagttagttagtttcagTCAGCCCAAACCTCCTGGCTGAAACCTGGATGTTTTCCTGTTAAGACACATTAACTCTTTAACAACGACAGTCTTTccagcgctgcattttgcacttcagAGCAttgaaattactgtaactcctgaactgtttttggtatccacaaaattcaaatggcatcggaaagctgagatcctgagcttttcgGCACTTTGTAACACTTTACAGCACCAATGTGAGCCTCTATTGCAAGTAGAATGGAACTCTTTTGGAGACTTCCACAAGCTAAAAAAAACacttggaaataacaaaaaatatgaagccataatatggatactgaatgttgaaGACCAAGAAGTATATTTGAGCAGAAGTAAAACAGCTGAAAGTCTATTTCTGCAATCACAAAACGTTTTGTCATggatatttacagttgtttctgacaataaatatgaaaaaaaaaaaaaaactttaagtcatttttttcttttttaccaaaATACATTGGTTTAAACATGTATTAGTTATAATAATTatcattaatggacagatattgaaagttaagttcttcctgaaaacaaaactacaaaagaattgacaaaaaacacatttcatgacacttttattgcaaagaaaacacaaatacacccaggcagcctgttataatgacagtcttaaaagggttaaccaGGTCTATGCAAGGACACACAAGATAAAACAATAGACAGTGACTCTGCAGTTCATATTTATAGTAAATATTGTAGGCAAACATGAGCTGACAggtataaaaacagacaaaatgagtTTGAGGCTCTCTGATTGTAGTAATTACAAAATTACTTATCTTAGACACCTTTTGTCCGTCACTATATTTTGGAATTTGACTTGTAGCCAAATAGACAGTTGCTGTGTTTTTTAATCTGCATTTTTAAATCTGTGCAGTATTTAACCTGTTTCTGTACTTGCGTTCTTTCCTCAATCAGCACCTCAGTTATTAATTTATGAATTTAAACAATCATTCATTTGTGCATTCATTCATGTATTGATGTATTCATTTTTGCCTTTATTCATTGTTTGACTTAAGTGTTGTACTCATTTTAACAGGCACTTCATATGTTACAAATGaaacaaaatcatttcagtttgaaaCAACTCACAATATTGGAGTTATTTAATAATTTAACTTTTATTCCTATTAAATGTGTTTCAAAAGTAAAAACATTACAACATAACAAGTAAAAGAAGTTATAGATAATGGCTGTTTtctcttttcattcattttccttaATTGGAttgattaaaatatataaaaaattaaaaaaaaaaaaaaaaaaaagtgtgtgtgtgtgtgtatgtatgtatgtatgtatgtatgtatatatgtatatatatatatatatatatatatatatatatatatatatatatatatatatatatatatatacatacaaatatatatgtatacatacaaatatatatatatatatatatatatatatatatatatatatatatatatatatatatatatatatatatatatatatatgtataaaaccaCAAAACTATTTGCATGTTCATCACTGTTTTTTCTCTAGAGGCAATTGTgcttgaatagttgttattgttaaATTTTTTATTTGTGCATGTTGATTGTATATGGCTGCTAcctttggccaggtctcccttgcaaaagagattttgaATTTCAATGGGACATCCttattaaataaagtaaataagtaaaattaaataacaGACTATACAGGCTATGAAGGAAAAATATTTAGGTTTTCACTGTTTCATTATTATACTCCTTCTACTGATGTCAAATTAGTTTTTAGGTGATTTGTTATGCTTTTATGTAGTGTTTCTCACACAAAATGAGGTTTCAGTTGCTAtcatttttaaagtattttttagtATAAATGAAAAATCTAACTGGCAAacatataaaactaaaataattataatacaataatacattaataattattttataagaaaaaaggaaatttttttaaattttaaattatttcattcccagatttttatttatttatttatttatttttaatgaactTTATTGAAGAACCACAACAATATAATCAGACGTTACAGGCAACAGACAgtataaaaaatataacaaaaagacaACACAGTTATTGAAAGAAGGTATAATCATTCCATTTAAAGAATTCTTGGTACTTACGAATAGATTTTATTGCttgttaaattttattttattttttaaaataattacttagaatttagatgttttttaaatttatgattCCCAAGTACAATAAAAACATTGataatgattttatttatttattttaataaatacagTATATAGTATTTCCCTTTTGCGTCACCCGATGTAACTGTTCCGACAGTGTTTGTGCGCCTGCGCAGTACGGGACACGCCCCTTCTTCTTTTAAACCATGTGCCTATCGTTGGTAAATAAAGGTCTTTGCTGATTTCCGTCCTGTTTTTATCGGATTTTTTCGGCCTCAAACGTCGACCTCTGCGGAGCCGGAGCCGCCATGATGTCCGGGGGCGTCGTGAACCTTCAGGCGCAGGTAGAGTCGGTGCTGGGGGCGCTGGTCAAAGCTGCTACGATGGAGTTAACCAAACTGTTCGAGAGCTCATACATAGGCTCGGCCGTGGATGTGGACGTGGGCCGCACGGAGGACGGGGCCGAGAAGACACCCctgaacacactcacacactgcttATTCAGCGGGAAGAATAGACGAAGCATCGGGGTGCAAGTGGACGCCGACGCTGATCTTTCGTTCGAGCTGTATGGTGCGTGTTTTGATGGTGGGGGGCTTTAATGCATGAACTTCCTGTTTGGATTCACAGATGTGCATGAGGAAACTGCAGATCTAACAGTGTGACGTTCTTGCAGGGTTACTTTTCAGTGCATGGTGTTGGTGCATTTTCTTGTTTGCAGCTGTGTGCATATATGGTCCTGCAGGAATGCATTAACCCCTCCCCCCCTTCTGTGTCTGCAGGACCCCTCCTCTGCTCAGATTTAGACTACATGAAGGGGTGCAGAGTGGAGGTAGAGGAGTGTATCATTCCACCAGAGATCCTGCTGGCACAACACAATGGCCTCTCTGACCCTGAGTGGCCACTTCTGAAGGAACAGGTCAGAGGATTTACAGGCTAATAATTCAGTCATGAGCAGTGGAACAAACTAAAGTGAAACTAACTAGCTAGGCATTTCCTCCTGACCTGAAAGTATGTGATGGCTGTACTTCCACTGTTTGATTTGTTTCTTGTCTTGTGTTCAGGCTTTGGCAGAGACTATTGACATGGTGGAGTTGAACGTCCTTGAAACAGAGGCTCCAGTTTATAATCAGCACCAAACAGAGGTTGTTTTGCATGGGAAAGATCAGCACTGTGAGTTCAAATCAGCATGTGTTGTCTTTATTCCactatttttttaacctttatttaaccaggaaaaagatcccattgagattaagaacatCTTTTCctagggagtcctggccaagaggcagcatgaaacacaacacataattacaacatacagttacaacatacaataatttgcAGGATAagtcaacctatgaaaaacaagtgcaagttattgagttattctctagcactttgagtttggatttaaaagcattcagggagatcaattcagtcagtttccaggcttatagcaacatattccatgtgcaaggagcagagtagataAATGCCCTTTTACCCCGCTCTCTACGGGCAAATGGCCCAAAGAAGAACAAATGCTCATTCGATTGCAGACAATAAGAATTccactaatattcctgtttacatggACACATTACTCCCCTGTAaatatttcttcatatttaacttcTTCGTGAACACTTGTTGAATAATGTTTAGAAACAGGCATTTGACAAATGTGGGCATTTCTATTTTTAGTCATGTCCTAAGAATCCACCTAAAACCAAAATAATATTGATAAATGCCACATTTAATAGGATATGAACTACTGTCATGTAGATAAAGTGACTACTACATGTAGCTACTCGACATGACGCCCAGGAACACAAACTGGGAGTCACCAGAACCCTCAACCACATTGCAAAATAAATTCCTACAGTGGCTGAAGGGAAAAAGATGGAAGAATAACGGGTTAAGGAAGTACTGAAGACATGTGGTTCCTCTAACTGGGCCTTCCTTAAACCAAGAAACCAAAAACCCACCAACAACACAGGGGAAAAGGCATTGTCGTTCCATACACAGTGGGAGTCTCTGAAAAACTATGAAGGATTTTCAACCAGCACAATATCCCAATATATTTCAAACCCACCAACACCCTCAGACAGGCTCTGGTACATCCCAAGGACAAACTGCAGAGGGAGAAGCAAAGCAACGTGGTCTATGCCGTTCAGTGCAGTGAGGAATGTACAGACTTCTACATAGGAGAAACCAAACCCCTCCATAAACACATCAACACAGGAGAGTCTCCAACTCAGGACCAGACTCTGCAGTCCATCTTCACTTGGAAGATAAAGGGCATGTCAGGATATTGGTCAGAGAAGACAAATGGTTTGAGAGAGGAGTCAAAGAAGCCATTTTCCttgaacagaggtggtggtctgagacactaCTTATCAAAAACCTACAACACCTTTTTAAATAATATTCccaaacagttttcaaccaacaGCCTTCCACACCTGGAACCAAACCCCCCCTGAAGGATTTGAACAGTGGCCCACCCCTCTCATCAACgaccctgaaactcacacacaatacccactaaGGACCCTACCCCCCGGCCCCCCACCTTATGACCCTAACACTGAAGATCATTAGCATATGAAGTAACAGCTACACAGACCAccccccctgcaggtttataaatccagtttcccccactagttatcagaactgaagaagtctctcagatgagagatgaaacattttcaaaagagctaaaccagtacagttgaactgagaactaccaagaaaaacgatgacctgggcaaatgagaacctacccAGACTACTCGACATGGACTTCTCAATCTTATCACTGCAACTTGCATGAAGAACTATAAGCCTGTTTTGAAGAGAGCTGAAGGGCGAATGTGGAAACTATGAACAGACAGATATGTTTGTCCTTCACAGGAAAATAGTTTTCACAATCTGTACAGCCCTGAGAACACAGCACATCACAACACAAACCCAAAAACAGCAATTCCCCAGCTGTATTCTAGCAACCACACATATCCATCTAACACATTACAGTTTCTTTAATGATTTATTCAGTCGTGTTATTGCATTGTAGAGTAGTGGAAAAGAGCTTTCAGGCACCCTTAAAATTTCACATAATCTTAACTATTAtcttgaaatatttgcagaaaaatcacAAACGAAtgtaaatgattatttttttgtttattattaataagaaaaaaaataacaaaactaatttCAACCTGTCTTGTCCTGGATGTGTtccattatcttgctgaaacatccagttttgactttGACAGAACAGAGcgtgtgcagaagggagcatgtgtgtTGCTGTAAATaccttttttacatttcttttttataCATATGTTGAACATATTGTGTGGTCATACTGTTTGTACTGTCTTCATTTAATAGTTCAGTATTTAGGTTTGTCACCTTAGCCAAGAGCTACCTGTTGAAATTTATGTTAGTTATGTGtacgcataatgacaataaatattctTGAatcttatgatgatgatgatgatgatgaggttgAGAACAGAACAGTACagggcagagttcagtgactttaGACTGGTTCTTTAcacaataaatcacaaatgcacaCGGCGTCCAGAAACTTCTTCCCACCATTGTAGGTACAATTTTCATTGGCTGCTGGACAATACGTCAGTGTCGTCATTAGgggaagaaaatatcggttgcACAATATATTGCaacatttcatttcacgatactgtatcgatattaaaaagtgctgtatcgatatttttaggtatttattcaaatgcagacatgatgAGGGTTGaattttgtgtttggtttttcttttttgtttatactttattattatttaacactgttttgttaaataatgggcATTTCAAGCATCCTAAGAGCACTGAGAAACAGATGTTAGTGCCTTTGTTGGGatggcacaaaaataatgttatgacttTGGATGGTTCGGGGACTGTCCATTAtgcattctattcacaactaatagaatatgaacatttgagcaggatcttaaactgtactgTCTCTGAAACATAATTAAAGTTTTTACAGTGAAAGGTTTTGTGATTTAGCATTGGATCCGGTTCTGATCAAATAACAatttgtttagtgtttgtgcatatttctggtgtaattaaaatttttccaggaaatagtcgattaaaaaaaaaacaacaagaagatatgaccttgttaacagtattgtgatatatcatattgtgattctagtattgtgatttgtattgtatcaccagattcttgccaatacacacccctagtcatcATTGTAGTTATCTGTAAACACATACAAGTGAATAGAACATCTGCAGTTTTTCTGGATTATAAAAAATTCAGCCATAGATGAGGCTGCGTTCTGTGTATGAAACTTTTTGCATGACATAGATcataaatgtgaaaataaaacctcaaatgaTGGATGCCAACCATCTACATATAGTAATCTATTGTAAAAGTTGAGAGGAATCACTAAAAATGCTTCTAATCTTTTCCAGATGCCATTAATACAGTACATGATGAAGAAAAGTCTCCGATTAAACAGAAGCCTCTCGTGGTCCTACATGACGTATGTGCCGTTACTTCTCCGGAGAAGGTGAAGTTCGTTTGCCCGTTGGTCCTCAAACCGGAGTCTCCTGCGGCGAGTCTCGACAGTTCAGAGAAGCCAACTCAAGCGGAGCCTCAGCAGGCCGTCGTCAGCACGGCAAAGGGCACGGCGTACAGCCCGTCCCCGTCCGATGGCGCGGTGACACCTGCACAGGTCGGGATCTGGGAACGGATCCACCCCCAGAAGGAGGCCAAGAACCACCTCcagatgaagctgaagctgaTGTATCCTGACCAAAAGCTTGCGAGTCCGTGCGCGGTGCAGCTGGTGGACCTGTTCACGGTACCTCAGACTGACGGGAAGCTCCAGGAGTATTGTAGTAAAAAGCGCAGTGCCAACAGCAGCACAGGTTGGCCTCTGCCCAAAGATCTGCGCCACCACCAAGGCGTCCACACGGGCCACCGCCTCTGCTGCTTCACCCCATCTGAGAACGGTATTTGGCGGCTCCGGACGGTTGTCAACCACACTCGTGAAGGCTACGCCTGCAGCATTTGCAAGAAGACGTTCAAGCGCAGGAAGATCCTCCGGCGTCACGAGCGCTTCCACTCCGGAGAAAAGCCGTACTCGTGCCCGACTTGTTCAAAGACGTTCGCGCTGAGGAAGAGCCTCCGCCGTCACCTGAGGTTCCACACGGGGGAGAGGCCTCACAGCTGCACACAATGCGGCAAAAGCTTCCGCATCCGAGACAATCTGAAAACACACCTGAGGTTTCACACGGGAGAGAAGCCTTTCAGCTGCGCTACATGCGGGAAGACGTTCAGGATCATGAAGAATCTGGAGAAACACAAACTCAGCATGTGTGCGTATTTTGTCCCTTCGTTCAGGATGATAGCGGGTTTGCCACAGTGAAGACGTCTGCAGCAGGCGGTGCGGAGCCGTTGTTTCTACCTCAAACTAACAATGTTGTGTAGCTTTTGTAGGCAACTTCCAAACATAGTTGAGATTATAAATGTTTATAGTTTAACAGAAAGAGAAACACAAATGCGTTCCTGGCATTAGGAGTCATACAGAGGTTTATACATGACTGATATAAGTTGCAGTGTGGTGAGAGtttcctttttaacccataaagacccaaacagtcaccactgaacaaaatcatctactgatctaaactgcttaataccagctgatccactaatcctatcaatacatgtcaataattggtgtaaaatgcagttcatcatcttttcatggtcatcagatatgacccatttggacgttcagaggctctgtagttaccatggaaacactgttatcttctacaacattgattcaccagttaaacccatggagttggataaatgacacttaccttatgttcagttattgatatatttgcagaaaaagtcactttttcttcagttttttctgtttctgatgtagtaactcgtcaactttaatctgagctctaatgaactattacttgatcagtaaattaaatataggacaatacctgattttcactggaaaaatgaaaaatacagaggataatattataataaatttaaGTAAagttaaatggagaaaaaaacaaagtcacttgggaactgcctcaaaatAGCActaggcctttatgggttaaagtagacATACTActgactttttaaaaattatttttacaaattCGTCACTGTTTGACTTCTGAGAAATACGTGTACACAGCCACAGTAATCTGCAACTGAATATGTTTGATCATTTGCTGCTTTTTTGAGAATGTATCTGATGTCGGTGGTTTTGAGTGTTATAATTGTTTAGTTTATCCACTCTGCAGTATCATGCAGATTTTCAGCTTTCCCTTTGTGAAAGTTACTCTACATATAAACCGCTGATGTTTGCTTcatattgtgtgttttgttacaCTGTTTTTTAACGTTTAACTTTGtgtcttttataaaaaaaaaaaaagtgttttgtattCATGGTATCTTCACTGAATATGCGtagatgtttcttttttcacaaaatTTATAAGAATAGACAAATGGAAAAATATATCCATATATCATATTTCTATAAAAGGTTCTCTTACATGCTTGTGTTATACTCCTATGATTTCTCATTATATCACTGAGAAAATGTGTATATTTTGCAGTACATAAACAAGaggcaaatgttttgtttttttaccgttTTGCCAAAGCTTTCGATCTTTTCATTCCATTTAAATAAAAGTTTTTTGCCATTTTCAAACATGTTTttcatttctctgtgttttgtttGCAGGATTTTGCACATACGAAACAAATCATGATCACCTACAATCACCTTAGCGCACAGCAATATTtcccagtaaaaataaaaaagaaatattttataTGCTCTATTAAACCCAaatgttttgatgttttttgcttcaaaaattggattttattaataatatgtaAAGATTCTGAgtctttccttttttatttttaggaaaGTTAGACTggtttttaactttttgtttttcgCTGGAGAAAATATAAATGATGTTATGAACCCTGTGTTTCAAATTGGTCTCATAAATACTAAACTCTTAATTTTTAGCTAAATCTGTTTTTACTTAAATTTCTAATCTGAACATTTAAACTTTCTACTGAGCATCATAACATGACAAGTTTTAGCAGTGAGTCAAAAATCTGATGCGAAATATCAACtttataaattaaatgaaaacattaCATTATTTACAGGAATGGCAACAAAACCTGAATTTCTTCAACAATGCTTCATGAAAGATAAGATGCAAACAATAATATCCCAAGGTATAATATCACATTTAGAATCTAAAACTCAAATATAATCACATCACTGCCACATCGTCTGAATTACAGGAGTTGCAAGTTGTCACAAAAGACattagattgaaaaaaaaaagaaaaactacagtTTAGACTTGATGAATCAGGGCATTTGTACTATAAAGTAACAAAAGGTGGTTGATAaagtagagcagtgtttttcaaccttggggtcgcctggaatttctagaaattgattcaaatttcaaaaaaattacccaTAGAAATatctttttaatgattcaatatatatttcattataattaaaacacc
The DNA window shown above is from Sphaeramia orbicularis chromosome 17, fSphaOr1.1, whole genome shotgun sequence and carries:
- the LOC115438009 gene encoding zinc finger protein 398; translation: MMSGGVVNLQAQVESVLGALVKAATMELTKLFESSYIGSAVDVDVGRTEDGAEKTPLNTLTHCLFSGKNRRSIGVQVDADADLSFELYGPLLCSDLDYMKGCRVEVEECIIPPEILLAQHNGLSDPEWPLLKEQALAETIDMVELNVLETEAPVYNQHQTEVVLHGKDQHYAINTVHDEEKSPIKQKPLVVLHDVCAVTSPEKVKFVCPLVLKPESPAASLDSSEKPTQAEPQQAVVSTAKGTAYSPSPSDGAVTPAQVGIWERIHPQKEAKNHLQMKLKLMYPDQKLASPCAVQLVDLFTVPQTDGKLQEYCSKKRSANSSTGWPLPKDLRHHQGVHTGHRLCCFTPSENGIWRLRTVVNHTREGYACSICKKTFKRRKILRRHERFHSGEKPYSCPTCSKTFALRKSLRRHLRFHTGERPHSCTQCGKSFRIRDNLKTHLRFHTGEKPFSCATCGKTFRIMKNLEKHKLSMCAYFVPSFRMIAGLPQ